A genomic window from Vagococcus entomophilus includes:
- the rplJ gene encoding 50S ribosomal protein L10: MSEVIIAKKAQLVDEVSAKFSEAVSVVVVDYRGLTVEEVTELRKQLREANVEMKVIKNSILSRAAEKAGLEGMKDVFTGPTAVAFSKEDVVAPAKIIDEFAEKAKALEIKGGVIEGKVASLEEVVALAKLPSREGLLSMLLSVLQAPVRNVAYAVNAVAESKEEGDAA; encoded by the coding sequence ATGAGTGAAGTAATAATCGCTAAAAAAGCACAATTAGTAGACGAAGTTTCTGCAAAATTTTCAGAAGCTGTTTCTGTTGTAGTTGTTGACTACCGTGGATTAACAGTAGAAGAAGTAACAGAATTACGTAAACAATTGCGCGAAGCTAATGTTGAAATGAAAGTAATTAAAAATTCAATTCTTTCACGTGCAGCTGAAAAAGCTGGATTAGAAGGAATGAAAGATGTCTTTACTGGACCAACAGCAGTAGCATTTAGTAAAGAAGACGTGGTTGCACCCGCTAAAATTATTGATGAATTTGCTGAAAAAGCAAAAGCATTAGAAATTAAAGGTGGCGTAATTGAAGGGAAAGTAGCTTCTCTAGAAGAAGTTGTGGCACTTGCAAAATTACCAAGTCGCGAAGGTTTACTATCTATGCTGTTATCAGTACTACAAGCTCCTGTCCGCAATGTGGCTTACGCTGTCAATGCTGTGGCAGAGTCAAAAGAAGAAGGCGACGCAGCTTAA
- the rplA gene encoding 50S ribosomal protein L1, whose protein sequence is MAKKSKKMQDALKKVDTTKNYPVVEAVALAKETNIAKFDATVEVAYRLNVDPKKADQQIRGAVVLPNGTGKTQTVLVFAKGEKAKEAEAAGADFVGDADLVEKIKGGWFGFDVIVATPDMMAEVGKLGRVLGPKGLMPNPKTGTVTMDVTKAVNEVKAGKVTYRVDKAGNVHLPIGKVSFDNEKLLENFQTINETLVKIKPATVKGQYIKNITVTTTFGPGVKVDAASF, encoded by the coding sequence ATGGCTAAAAAAAGCAAAAAAATGCAAGATGCATTGAAAAAAGTTGATACAACAAAAAATTATCCAGTAGTTGAAGCTGTCGCTTTAGCGAAAGAAACAAATATTGCAAAATTCGACGCAACTGTAGAAGTGGCGTACCGCTTAAACGTTGACCCTAAAAAAGCAGACCAACAAATCCGTGGAGCAGTTGTGCTTCCAAACGGAACTGGGAAAACACAAACAGTTTTAGTTTTTGCTAAAGGCGAAAAAGCAAAAGAAGCAGAAGCAGCAGGAGCTGATTTTGTCGGAGATGCTGATTTAGTAGAAAAAATCAAAGGCGGATGGTTCGGTTTTGATGTTATCGTTGCAACTCCAGATATGATGGCAGAAGTTGGGAAATTAGGTCGTGTCTTAGGACCAAAAGGTTTAATGCCTAACCCTAAAACTGGTACTGTAACAATGGACGTAACGAAAGCTGTTAATGAAGTAAAAGCTGGTAAAGTAACTTACCGTGTTGATAAAGCTGGTAACGTACATTTACCAATCGGAAAAGTTTCATTTGATAATGAAAAATTATTAGAAAACTTCCAAACAATTAACGAAACTTTAGTTAAAATCAAACCTGCGACTGTTAAAGGTCAATACATTAAAAATATCACAGTGACAACAACATTTGGTCCTGGGGTAAAAGTAGACGCAGCATCATTTTAA
- the rplK gene encoding 50S ribosomal protein L11 translates to MAKKVEKLVKLQIPAGKANPAPPVGPALGQAGVNIMGFCKEFNARTSEQAGLIIPVVISVYEDRSFTFITKTPPAAVLLKKAAKVEKGSGEPNKVKVASVTKDQVKEIATTKMQDLNAADIEAAMRMVEGTARSMGITVSE, encoded by the coding sequence GTGGCAAAGAAAGTAGAAAAATTAGTGAAATTGCAAATTCCTGCAGGTAAAGCAAATCCAGCTCCACCAGTAGGTCCAGCATTAGGACAAGCAGGTGTGAACATTATGGGATTCTGTAAAGAATTTAATGCACGCACTTCAGAGCAAGCTGGTTTAATTATCCCAGTTGTAATTTCTGTATACGAAGACCGTTCATTTACATTTATTACGAAAACACCACCCGCTGCAGTATTACTTAAAAAAGCTGCAAAAGTGGAAAAAGGGTCAGGCGAACCAAATAAAGTTAAAGTTGCATCTGTTACAAAAGATCAAGTAAAAGAAATCGCAACCACAAAAATGCAAGACCTAAACGCTGCAGATATCGAAGCTGCTATGCGCATGGTTGAAGGTACTGCACGAAGCATGGGGATTACTGTTTCTGAATAA
- the sdaAB gene encoding L-serine ammonia-lyase, iron-sulfur-dependent subunit beta — MIGPSSSHTAGAARIGKVVRQIFGEQPTQVDIFLYESFAKTYRGHGTDIALVGGLLGMGPDDSRLSESLKIAHENGMEVLFVPKKEKAEHPNMVRMDVSNGTHALSVTGISIGGGNIQISELNGFKLNLTLGIPTIIIVHQDVPGMIAKVTQTLSNFGINIGTMTVTRESKGEKAIMIIEIDQPDIGNLLEEIKELDDLYSATFFK, encoded by the coding sequence ATGATTGGGCCGAGCAGCTCCCATACTGCTGGTGCTGCTCGAATCGGCAAAGTCGTTCGGCAAATCTTTGGCGAACAACCCACACAAGTTGATATTTTCCTTTATGAGTCGTTTGCCAAAACTTATCGAGGTCACGGGACTGATATCGCCCTGGTTGGAGGCTTACTGGGAATGGGGCCTGACGATTCCAGATTAAGTGAGTCCTTAAAAATCGCACATGAAAATGGAATGGAAGTTTTATTTGTACCCAAAAAGGAAAAAGCGGAGCATCCAAATATGGTGCGTATGGATGTGTCAAATGGCACACACGCTCTTAGCGTTACGGGCATTTCAATTGGAGGAGGCAACATCCAAATTTCCGAGTTGAATGGCTTTAAATTAAACTTAACTTTAGGTATTCCAACTATTATTATTGTCCACCAAGACGTTCCTGGTATGATTGCCAAAGTGACTCAAACTCTCTCTAATTTTGGAATCAACATTGGAACGATGACCGTGACACGAGAATCAAAAGGTGAAAAAGCTATCATGATTATTGAAATTGATCAACCAGATATTGGCAATTTATTGGAAGAAATAAAGGAACTGGATGATTTATATAGTGCCACTTTTTTTAAATAA
- the sdaAA gene encoding L-serine ammonia-lyase, iron-sulfur-dependent, subunit alpha produces MFHSIEELVQLSNQLGSVSEAMIQVEMETSGQDRQVILNHMKNNLAVMKQSVDEGIAGVESVTKLTGGDAKRMDDYLNKGQTLSGPTLLKAVRNAIAVNEVNAKMGLICANPTAGSAGVVAGVLTSITETRALSLEQQLEFLFTAGAFGLVIANNASISGAAGGCQAEIGSSSAMASAALVAISGGSPDASAQAVAITLKNMMGLICDPVAGLVEVPCVKRNALGASQAYISADMALASICSVIPPDEVVAAMYKVGVQMPSSFKETAEGGLADTPTARRLEKEIFST; encoded by the coding sequence ATGTTTCATTCTATCGAAGAACTGGTACAATTAAGCAACCAGCTCGGCTCTGTTTCAGAAGCTATGATTCAAGTTGAAATGGAAACCTCTGGTCAAGACAGACAAGTCATCTTGAACCATATGAAAAACAATCTTGCTGTTATGAAGCAATCAGTTGATGAAGGAATCGCAGGAGTTGAGTCTGTGACTAAACTAACTGGTGGAGACGCCAAAAGGATGGATGACTACCTAAACAAAGGACAAACTCTAAGTGGCCCTACCTTGTTAAAGGCAGTTAGGAATGCTATTGCCGTCAACGAAGTAAATGCAAAAATGGGCCTAATCTGCGCCAATCCAACGGCTGGAAGTGCTGGAGTGGTTGCTGGTGTTCTGACTTCTATTACTGAGACACGTGCGTTATCACTTGAGCAACAGCTTGAATTTTTATTCACTGCAGGTGCTTTTGGTTTAGTCATTGCGAACAATGCCTCTATCAGCGGAGCTGCTGGTGGCTGCCAAGCTGAAATTGGTTCTTCTAGTGCGATGGCCAGTGCTGCCCTTGTCGCAATTTCAGGTGGAAGTCCTGACGCAAGCGCACAAGCTGTTGCGATTACTCTCAAAAATATGATGGGACTCATCTGCGATCCTGTGGCTGGACTAGTGGAGGTACCTTGCGTTAAACGAAATGCCTTAGGGGCATCTCAAGCTTATATTTCGGCCGACATGGCTTTAGCGAGTATCTGCAGCGTGATTCCCCCTGATGAAGTGGTTGCTGCAATGTACAAGGTTGGCGTTCAAATGCCTAGTAGCTTTAAAGAAACAGCAGAAGGTGGCTTAGCTGACACTCCTACTGCTCGCAGATTAGAAAAAGAAATTTTTTCTACATAA
- a CDS encoding alpha/beta fold hydrolase, with translation MKKIWWIVLLLSLVLGFSYFYGQKDHSFKSVTDQEQPQKENVTKSSVPTVFIHGYGGTRFSFGGMIRRFSQQTVGVTSIRLTVQEDGTIEQSGVFEKENNPLIQVLFEDNKNNEWNQAKWIKNVLVYLKEKYGVEKVNLVGHSMGGVSSLRYLLTYSNQENLPIVSKFVSIGAPFNNFIEDSRSTEMIDKEGVLSNQESERYQEFTQKMAQVSIATKILNIGGEIDKQTHGDGTVPIGSVAGIGKLLRTHGVNYQFQYVKGKAANHSGLHENEEVDNMVVRFLWGK, from the coding sequence ATGAAAAAAATATGGTGGATTGTATTGCTTCTCAGCTTGGTTCTAGGTTTCAGTTATTTTTATGGACAAAAGGATCATTCTTTTAAAAGCGTTACGGATCAAGAGCAACCCCAAAAAGAAAATGTAACCAAGTCTAGTGTACCTACAGTGTTTATCCATGGGTATGGCGGAACTCGTTTTTCTTTTGGGGGAATGATTCGGCGTTTTAGCCAACAAACAGTCGGTGTCACATCCATTAGGTTAACCGTTCAAGAAGATGGAACGATTGAGCAAAGTGGTGTTTTTGAAAAAGAAAATAATCCATTGATTCAGGTCTTATTTGAGGATAATAAAAACAATGAATGGAATCAGGCAAAATGGATTAAGAATGTCTTGGTTTATTTGAAAGAGAAATATGGTGTCGAAAAGGTCAATTTAGTTGGACATTCTATGGGAGGAGTAAGTAGCTTAAGATATCTGTTAACCTACAGTAATCAAGAAAATCTGCCCATTGTAAGCAAATTTGTTTCCATTGGTGCGCCGTTTAATAACTTTATCGAAGACAGTCGGTCTACTGAAATGATTGATAAAGAAGGGGTGTTGTCAAATCAGGAATCAGAAAGATATCAAGAATTTACTCAAAAAATGGCGCAAGTTTCTATTGCAACAAAAATTCTCAATATTGGTGGTGAAATTGACAAGCAAACACATGGAGACGGCACCGTCCCAATTGGAAGTGTTGCTGGCATTGGAAAATTACTTCGGACACACGGGGTAAACTATCAGTTTCAGTATGTAAAAGGAAAAGCAGCCAATCATAGCGGACTTCATGAAAATGAAGAAGTAGATAACATGGTGGTACGATTTTTGTGGGGAAAATAG
- the nusG gene encoding transcription termination/antitermination protein NusG, whose product METFEKQWYVLHTYSGYENKVKANIESRAQSMGMEDYIFRVVVPEEEEREVKNGKEKINTKKTFPGYVLVEMVMTDDSWYVVRNTPGVTGFVGSHGAGSKPAPLLKEEIEHILRQLGLSTRHKELDVELGEAVTIIEGAFSGLTGIITEIDSERQKLKVNIDMFGRETSTELDFEQIDKI is encoded by the coding sequence ATGGAAACATTTGAAAAACAATGGTATGTATTACACACTTATTCAGGGTATGAAAATAAGGTAAAAGCAAATATTGAATCACGTGCACAAAGTATGGGGATGGAAGATTACATCTTTCGCGTAGTTGTCCCAGAAGAAGAAGAACGCGAAGTAAAAAATGGTAAAGAAAAGATTAATACAAAAAAAACATTCCCCGGTTATGTACTCGTAGAAATGGTGATGACCGATGATTCTTGGTATGTAGTCCGTAATACGCCAGGTGTTACTGGGTTTGTTGGCTCACATGGTGCAGGAAGTAAGCCTGCTCCGCTTCTAAAAGAAGAAATTGAACATATTTTACGTCAATTAGGGTTAAGTACGCGTCATAAAGAATTGGATGTTGAGCTAGGAGAAGCAGTAACGATTATTGAAGGAGCGTTTTCTGGTCTGACAGGAATTATTACCGAAATCGATTCTGAACGTCAAAAATTAAAAGTAAACATTGATATGTTTGGCCGTGAAACAAGTACGGAGCTTGATTTTGAACAAATAGACAAAATCTAA
- the secE gene encoding preprotein translocase subunit SecE, whose translation MGNFIKSVNEEMKIVTWPSKKQLRKDVVVVIETTIIFAAFFAVADFAIKQALNLFL comes from the coding sequence ATTGGGAACTTTATTAAAAGCGTAAATGAAGAAATGAAAATCGTTACTTGGCCTTCAAAAAAGCAACTTAGAAAAGATGTTGTCGTTGTAATTGAAACAACCATCATTTTTGCCGCTTTCTTTGCAGTAGCTGATTTTGCAATCAAACAAGCACTAAACTTATTCTTATAA
- the rpmG gene encoding 50S ribosomal protein L33 encodes MAVKKSALACSVCGSRNYSKSVNDGQRTERLEIKKFCKYCQKHTLHKETK; translated from the coding sequence ATGGCAGTGAAAAAATCAGCCTTGGCCTGTTCTGTATGTGGCTCTCGCAACTATTCAAAATCAGTCAATGATGGGCAACGCACCGAACGTTTAGAAATAAAAAAATTCTGTAAATATTGTCAAAAACATACATTACACAAAGAAACAAAATAA
- the cbpA gene encoding cyclic di-AMP binding protein CbpA encodes MLIKSVVIKKDNLTTVDESCTLEQALTILEQSGYRCVPILDESGKIFRGNIYKMHIYRHKSNGGDMSLPVTHLLKNATKFIYLDSSFFKVFFTIKELPYIAVLDKNHQFYGILTHSTLLNILAQSWNVQEGSYVLTVASAGRHGDLALMTKIISKFSSIASCITLDIGKDEFIRRTMFTLPAGTTEKTTEDIIAALEKKDFKVVEIENLAKEV; translated from the coding sequence ATGTTAATTAAATCAGTTGTTATCAAAAAAGATAACCTAACGACCGTTGATGAATCTTGTACTTTAGAACAAGCATTGACCATACTTGAACAATCTGGCTACCGTTGCGTCCCTATTTTAGACGAATCTGGTAAAATTTTTAGAGGAAATATCTATAAAATGCATATTTATCGTCACAAATCAAATGGTGGAGATATGAGTTTACCTGTTACACATCTGCTTAAGAATGCGACAAAATTCATCTATTTAGACTCTTCTTTCTTCAAGGTTTTCTTTACAATTAAAGAGTTGCCTTACATCGCTGTTTTGGACAAAAATCATCAATTTTACGGTATTTTGACTCACAGTACGTTATTAAACATCTTGGCACAATCTTGGAACGTCCAAGAAGGCAGCTATGTATTAACGGTTGCTTCTGCTGGACGCCACGGAGACCTTGCACTAATGACAAAAATTATTTCTAAATTTTCAAGTATCGCCAGCTGTATCACATTAGATATTGGGAAAGATGAATTTATTCGTCGAACAATGTTTACTTTACCGGCCGGTACAACAGAAAAAACTACAGAAGATATTATTGCTGCTTTAGAGAAAAAAGACTTTAAAGTTGTAGAAATTGAAAATTTGGCAAAAGAAGTTTAA
- a CDS encoding QueT transporter family protein gives MRNKKLRIVLANGILAAMYLVLTIMVSPVSQGAVQFRISEALNHVVVFNRKLIWGVFGGVFIYNLLYAEAGWLDVVFGSGQTLIALGLTALFCKFVKNTWARMVFNIFIFTISMFSIAWMLHIAFQLPFWATYASTALSEAIIMTLSAPIMYVVGKSVKFKLD, from the coding sequence ATGAGAAATAAAAAATTAAGAATAGTACTTGCCAATGGGATTCTTGCAGCCATGTATTTAGTTTTAACAATTATGGTTAGTCCAGTTTCACAAGGGGCAGTTCAGTTTAGAATATCAGAAGCATTAAATCATGTAGTTGTTTTTAATCGCAAGCTAATTTGGGGCGTGTTTGGAGGTGTATTTATTTACAATCTTTTATACGCTGAGGCAGGGTGGTTAGACGTTGTTTTTGGTAGTGGTCAAACACTTATTGCGTTGGGTCTCACGGCGTTATTTTGTAAATTTGTAAAAAATACATGGGCACGTATGGTGTTCAATATTTTTATTTTTACGATTAGTATGTTTTCAATCGCTTGGATGTTGCATATTGCCTTTCAATTACCATTTTGGGCAACGTATGCTTCCACTGCTTTGAGTGAAGCGATTATTATGACTTTATCAGCACCAATCATGTATGTGGTGGGCAAAAGTGTAAAGTTTAAACTAGACTAA